GGCCACCGAATCGGCCGCAGCTAGCGTGGTCCAGCCGGTTAGATTGCCCAGCTCAAAGCCGGCATTGACCAGGTTAGGGTTGGCCGGAGCATTGTTCACCTGGCCAGCATTGAACACAAAGTCGATGGTGCAGGACTTACCCTGCAAGGCATTGCCGGCGCTCCGGGGTAGCTTGATGTCGAAAGTGACATTTTCGCCCGTCCCGGCAGCCAGGTTAAGGTTCAACACTAGACCCACCACCGAGCTCAAGGGCTGATCGGCACCACCATTGATGGAGACCTTCAGAGCATCGTAAAGATCGCTGTCCCCACCGGCCTCTTGGGCAGTAACCATATACCAAAAGGGCAGGCTACCCAGGTTCTTAACGTTGATGGTATAGGTGTAATGATCCCCAGGTTTAGCATTAGCAAAGGTCATGGTACCGGTGTTGGCCCCGGCATTGGCGGCCCCAATGATCAGGGTACCAGTGGTAAAGACATTGTTAGCATTCTCAGCTTGGCTGGTGAACCAGATCAATAGTCTGGCGCAAGTGCCGGGGTGCCGTACCTACCCGCAAGCAACCATCAATTGGCGCCTCCAAAACCGTCTCCACACTCACCTTGGACAAATCAACCAGGGCAATGACTAAAGTGAAAGGACAAGCGCTCTTCAGCGCTTGGATGCGACCGGGATCAGCTTGGCTGTCATCCAACCAGTAGATGATCACGTCGGGGTGTAGATGGCGAACCTCCTTCAGCCCCTTGGCCTTCTCCCAGCCGCCTAAGACATGGAGATCGGGATGGCCGCCAATACTAGCCCCGATGCCGGCTCGCTGGGCTTCCGTACCCCCGACTACAGATCCGCAATAAGCCCACATTCCTACCTCCCAAAAGCGTAGGCGCAGAAAACTCGCCCGGTTTATTACAGTTAGGTGGGGATGATGGCGGTCATGGGGGATACACGCCACCGCTAACCGCTAAAATTATACTACTTTTGAACGAATAAACCAAATCAAATTTTCATAACCTGGAATTCCAACTATATGATACTAACGGAAAGCTATCTCGATCCTGGCCCCAATATAAGGACTTGGCCGGGCCTTTTCTACTAACACACTTTCTGTTACATTTACTTTTCTTGCCTTTTGTCGAATCCCGTGCTACAATACCCTCTGTACACAGAACCGGGTTAGGAGGTGAACCAACAAATGCCCAACATCAAGTCCGCAGCCAAACGAGCCGAGCTGGCCCGGGTCCGAACCCTACGCAACTCTGCTATCAAGTCGCGGATGAAGACCGCCATTCGCAAGTTCAATGCTGCGCTAGCCAGCAAAGATAAGCAGCAAGCTTGGGATTCCCTCATCCAAGCGGTTATTGCCATCGACAAGGCCCAAGCCCAAGGCACCATCCATAAGAATGCCGCTGCCCGGTATAAATCCGGCCTCTACCGCCGGTACAACTCGGTTATGCAATAGCCCGGCTCAACTAAAAGGCGAGGGCACAAGCCTTACGAACGAAAAGCCTTTGGCCACCCAAGGTCAAGGGCTTTTTCATTTTATTGGCAAGGTTAGACAGGTTAGGCCTGGCTCTGCTTGCTCATACTAACCATGAGTAGCCGCACCTAACTTTTACAAACCGGAAAGGAGGAATAACTTGTCCCCAAAAAGAGCTAAGACTCAAAGCGAGATTGCCCGGGAGCAGGCCGAGCGGCAACAGCAGAACCAGCAAAACCAGCAGATTTCAGCTCAAGCCGGACTTGGGGGTGCAGCCCAAGGGGCGGCCGGCGGAGCTGGCATGATGGCTGGGACGGCACAAGCTGCCGGCACCGCCACAGCGGGCACTGCCGGAGCCCAGGCTAAGGTCGATACCTCCCAGGCTGGCGGGGCCTATGGCGGCGGCACCGTGGGCAAAAACACCTCCGAAGCCGCTCGCGAGCAAGCCGGAATGCAGAATGCCCGCGAGCAGCAAACCCAGGAAAACGTTCAAGCTTCCACCCAGGCCGGCCTCAAACAATAGGCCGCCAAAGCAAAAGCCCCTCAGCTCGAGGGGCTACATAAAGTAACCTAATCGCCGATTCTATGCACATAGGTCAATTACAGCCAGCTCCAGCGCCTCCTTGGGTTCTGCTCCCCCCTTAAGGGCCAAGTCGAGCTCAAGCAGGCGCTCTAAGCTTCTTGCTAATTGCTCGGGGCTAAAAAGCCGGGATTGCCTTTGTAGCTTTTCCCGCTCAAACGGTTTTAGCTTTAACTCCTCGGGCTGCTCCTTGAGCTCAAAAGCTAGCTTAGTCCACAACAGGAGCCGTACCTGCCGGGCTAACATGAAGGCCACCCGCACCGGAGGCTCGCCCCAAGCCAGGATGTCGTCTAAGGCTGCTAAAGCCTTAATGAGGTTTTTCTCCCCCACCGCATCCAAAAGCTTAAACACGCTGGTCTCGCCCTTGGAACTTAAGACCTCCCGCACCATAGTTGGGGTGATTACTTTGGCATCTCCGGCAAAGGCAAACAGCTTCTCCATCTCTTGGCGCAAGCGGGTCAGATCAATAGGAGAACCCACCTGGGACCACAGCTCAGTCCAGGCCTGAGGTTCAAGCTCGTGGCCGGCTTCCTTAGCCCAGCGGCGGGCCCAAGCCATAGCTTGATCGCGGCTAGTATCCAGCTGGACGATCGCAAAGGAACGAAAGGCCTGGCGGCGTAGATCCGGTTTTCCCCCATACCACCAAACTAAGCAAGTAGAGGGATTGGGAGCGGCCAGGTAGGATTCCAGCGCCCGGCTTTCAACCTCCTCGGGGTGGCGGCTACCCTTCACTATCAGCAGCCGACGGGAGGACAAGATGGGTGGGGTATTGGCGGTCGCCAAGATGTCCTGCCAGGTCGCCTGTTCCAGTTCATAAACGGAGAGATTAAAATCCTCGGTGCCCGCGGTCAGCGCCTGGGCTTTTATTGCCCCGATAAATTCCTGGGCCAGGTAGTCCTCCTGCCCTTCTAAAAGGTAAGCGCTGGCGAGATTCCCTCGGCGCACCAGATTGAGAGCCTCCTGGAAATGCATGGTATTTCACCTTCTTCCGGTCCAGGATTAATTATAAGCGATTCCGGTGCCGATGGCATGGGAGTTTCCACATGGACAGCGGTTGGGGTTAGAGTTAAAATCTGGGTAAAGGCAAGGGAATCTTGAGAGGGGAGGGAGTAACTGAAGTTGGGTGGGTTGGATTTAAATGCTGGCCTCGAGCAGCTACTTCGGCAAATAGACCCATATCTTAGCCATGCTCCGTCCATAGCTTACTTCTGCACCTATGTGCCGCCGGAAGTAATTGCCGCTTGCGGTGCTCGGCCGATGCGCATTTTTGGCCTTCCCAAGCCTCCTCTTCAGGCCGACCGCTTGTTGCCGCGAAACCTCTGCCCCTACGTTCGTAGCTGCCTGGAAACTCTAATGGCCCCTGGTACCATTCAGGGCCCTATCGCCGGCGCCATCTTCGCCGGCTCATGCAATGCCATGATGCAGCTGGCCGAAGCCTGGCGAAAGTACGCAGCCAAAGGGCAAGGGTTCTTTTTCTATCTGGATCTCCCTCATAAGAGCACGGTGGGGGCAAGAGACCATTATGCTCACAATCTTAGGGCACTGGCCCGGTCACTCTCCGCCTTTCTAACCGAGGAATACGGCCAGCCTTTGCTATCAGAACCAGAGCTAGACCTAAGGATACGTTTAGCCATTGAGCAATACCAAGAAGTACGTCGAAGCCTGGTGGGGCTCTATCAACTTCGCCGACGCCAAGACATCCATCTTCAACCTGGGTTGGTGGAAGAAGCAGTGGCTGCCGCCATGAGTTACCAACCTAAAGCTTTCCTCAAAGCCTGGGAAAACAGCGGCATCTCCCTAGCCATTCAACACGCTACCGGTCAACTTGGCGATGATCGTTGTTTCGGCAACGACCATAAGGTGCGCCTTCTTTGCACCGGCAGCATCTTCTGGCCAGCTTGGCTTCGGTTTCTAGACCAAAACGGTGCCGAAGTGGTCTACGAGGATTGTTGCCTGGGGATCCGCCCTCTGCTTTTGGCCGAAGGCGAAAGCGGAGGCGTGGCCTGCCCGCAGGGTGGCTTGGAAGGGCCTGCACCGGCCCGCCCAGATGATCCCTGGAAGTGGCTGGCTAGCTCCTATTTGACTAAGGTACCCTGTAGCCGCATGCTCTCCTCCGCCCAGCGAGCGGATAGGCTGCTTTCAGCAGTCAAGGAATATCGAGCCCAAGCGGTGATCTATTATGCCCTCAAATTCTGTGACTTTGCCCTCTACGACTACCCGTACTTCAAGGAAAAGTTGGCCCAGGCTAAGGTGCCATTGCTTTATCTGGAAAGCGACTACACCATTAGCGCTCTGGGGCAACAAGCTACCCGAGTCGAGGCTTTCATGGAGATGCTGGCTATCGGTCAGGCAGGTGCTCGGTAAATGGCCAGTTTTAACTCGGTAGTCCGCAACCAACTGGTCCGTTGGGGTCCAAAGATGCTGGGATACCGGTTCACTTACCGGCTAGCCAGGTGGCTTTTGGCCCTGTCTCGTGCCCTGGAGCCAAGGGGGAGCTCGCGAGCGGCAGGCTGGTTGACTGCCCAGGCCATGCTAGACCTGGCCCTCGACCAGGCTGAGGCCGCCTACGCTCAGGGGAAAGCAATTTGGACCACCGCTTTCTTCCCCACCGAGTTAGTTTATGCCTTTGACTTCATGCCCCTTCCCATCGAGGTAGTAGCGGCAGTAATCGCGTCCATGGGGTTGGCACCCCAGATGCTGAACCAAGCTGATAGAGAATGGTACTCCCATGACCTCTGTTCGTTTCACCGCTGTGCCTATGGTTGTGCCCGCTTGGGGTACCTACCCCGCCCCCGGGCCATGCTCTCCAGCAGCGCCATCTGTGATGGCGGCCCTAAGCTGTTTCGCAACCTGGAGCATCTCGAGCAGGAGGGCATGGCGGCTTCCACTTCCGCCCCAGCTCATTTCCTGCTCGACGTTCCGGTGCTGACTGGTACAGATGACCTTACTAGCGCCGTAGCCTATGTAGCAGACCAGCTTAAGGAGGCCAGCGCCTTTCTTGAGGAGCTCGCCGGCCATCGGCTCAGTCTAGAAAAGCTTAAGCAGTCCTTGTGGCTATCCAATCAGGCCCGCCAATGGGCGGTCAGCGCCAACCAGCTGCGGCAGCGCTACCCAGGAGCTATCTCCGGGCAGGTGACCTTGAACCTATTGGCGGTAGTCTTTGGCGGCTTTGGCTCGGACCGAGCTCGAAAGGTTTACCAGACCCTATACCAGGAAATCGCCTCCTCAAGCCCCAGACCGACCCGGGAATCCGAGCTCTCTCGGCTGCTCTGGCTGCATGTGCCGCCTTACTACCCCCACGATATCATCACATCCTTGGAGAAGGAGTTGGGCGCGGTTATTGCTTTTGAGGAACTGAACGACGTTTACTGGCCGCCCCTGGACCTGGAGCGGCCCTGGGAGAGCTTGGCCCATAAAGTCCTGGCCCACCCCAGCTACGGTCCCCCAGTCCGGCGCCTTGAGCACATCTTGCGCCTGGCCGAAGACTACCATGTTGATGGCGTAATCCAGTACTCCAACTGGGGGTGCCACCAAGCTGGGGGCAGCGCCCTCATGATCCAGCAGGCCTTGCGCGAACAAGGCCTACCTATGCTGGTAATCGATGGCGACTGCGTGGATCCCAGGGACCAGAGCCCAGAACAAGTCCGTACGCGGCTGGAAAGCTTTATGGAAGTCTTGAAAGGAAGGCAGCAAAGTGAAGTTAGTAGCCGGCATTGATATCGGGTCCCTTTCCACCGAAGTGGTGCTCATGGAGGCGAATTCAAACCGCTTCCGTGAGGCTAAGGAGCCCGGCCCTGAGCACCTTGCGGCCGGGAACCCCAGGCTTGGGCGGCTAGATTCCATCTTGGCTTTCAGCGTTGTTCTTACCGGTGCCAACATCCAGAAAGCCATGGAGCAAGCCTTAGAGGCGGCTCTAGGAAAAGCCGAGGTTGACTTTTCCCAAGTAGAGGCGGTGGTAGCCACCGGTTACGGGCGGCGCATGGTCAGCTTTGCCCAGCGAACGGTTACCGAAATTACCTGCCA
This window of the Clostridia bacterium genome carries:
- a CDS encoding response regulator transcription factor, whose translation is MWAYCGSVVGGTEAQRAGIGASIGGHPDLHVLGGWEKAKGLKEVRHLHPDVIIYWLDDSQADPGRIQALKSACPFTLVIALVDLSKVSVETVLEAPIDGCLRVGTAPRHLRQTIDLVHQPS
- the rpsT gene encoding 30S ribosomal protein S20, producing the protein MPNIKSAAKRAELARVRTLRNSAIKSRMKTAIRKFNAALASKDKQQAWDSLIQAVIAIDKAQAQGTIHKNAAARYKSGLYRRYNSVMQ
- the holA gene encoding DNA polymerase III subunit delta, with protein sequence MHFQEALNLVRRGNLASAYLLEGQEDYLAQEFIGAIKAQALTAGTEDFNLSVYELEQATWQDILATANTPPILSSRRLLIVKGSRHPEEVESRALESYLAAPNPSTCLVWWYGGKPDLRRQAFRSFAIVQLDTSRDQAMAWARRWAKEAGHELEPQAWTELWSQVGSPIDLTRLRQEMEKLFAFAGDAKVITPTMVREVLSSKGETSVFKLLDAVGEKNLIKALAALDDILAWGEPPVRVAFMLARQVRLLLWTKLAFELKEQPEELKLKPFEREKLQRQSRLFSPEQLARSLERLLELDLALKGGAEPKEALELAVIDLCA
- a CDS encoding 2-hydroxyacyl-CoA dehydratase produces the protein MGGLDLNAGLEQLLRQIDPYLSHAPSIAYFCTYVPPEVIAACGARPMRIFGLPKPPLQADRLLPRNLCPYVRSCLETLMAPGTIQGPIAGAIFAGSCNAMMQLAEAWRKYAAKGQGFFFYLDLPHKSTVGARDHYAHNLRALARSLSAFLTEEYGQPLLSEPELDLRIRLAIEQYQEVRRSLVGLYQLRRRQDIHLQPGLVEEAVAAAMSYQPKAFLKAWENSGISLAIQHATGQLGDDRCFGNDHKVRLLCTGSIFWPAWLRFLDQNGAEVVYEDCCLGIRPLLLAEGESGGVACPQGGLEGPAPARPDDPWKWLASSYLTKVPCSRMLSSAQRADRLLSAVKEYRAQAVIYYALKFCDFALYDYPYFKEKLAQAKVPLLYLESDYTISALGQQATRVEAFMEMLAIGQAGAR
- a CDS encoding 2-hydroxyacyl-CoA dehydratase, producing MASFNSVVRNQLVRWGPKMLGYRFTYRLARWLLALSRALEPRGSSRAAGWLTAQAMLDLALDQAEAAYAQGKAIWTTAFFPTELVYAFDFMPLPIEVVAAVIASMGLAPQMLNQADREWYSHDLCSFHRCAYGCARLGYLPRPRAMLSSSAICDGGPKLFRNLEHLEQEGMAASTSAPAHFLLDVPVLTGTDDLTSAVAYVADQLKEASAFLEELAGHRLSLEKLKQSLWLSNQARQWAVSANQLRQRYPGAISGQVTLNLLAVVFGGFGSDRARKVYQTLYQEIASSSPRPTRESELSRLLWLHVPPYYPHDIITSLEKELGAVIAFEELNDVYWPPLDLERPWESLAHKVLAHPSYGPPVRRLEHILRLAEDYHVDGVIQYSNWGCHQAGGSALMIQQALREQGLPMLVIDGDCVDPRDQSPEQVRTRLESFMEVLKGRQQSEVSSRH